In Leptolyngbya sp. O-77, the genomic window GAAGCAGGCGTGGAAGTGACGGTTACAGATGGCGAAGAGATTTTGCGGGGGCGCATTGATGTTTTGATTATGCAGCGGCAGTTTTGGGCGCTGGTGTTGGAATCGAAGAAAACGACAATCTCAACGCGATCGGCATTGCCTCAGGCATTAGCCTACATGATGGCAACCCCTGAGTCAGACCAGCCCCAGTACGGAATGTTGACCAATGGGGATGATGTGCTGTTTATCAAGCTAGTGCTGCGACCAGAAAAACAGTACAGTTTGTCGCGGGTATTTTCGCTCTATACGCTCACTCAAGAGTGGCAGGGGGCATTACAGGTACTCAAGAAGCTAGCGCGGATCATGGAATCGGCCCAAGGTACTTCTGGATGATGATTTCGCAGGGTTGAAGAGAGCGAGCGGGAAGCCCCCCCAATCACTTGCAAGTTTTGAGTGAACAAGCTTGGATTGGTTTATTTTGTTCAAATGCTTGCCTGCCCGGTGCAGCATAGCGATCAATCCGGGCGATCGCCCAAAGATGCTCTAGGTTTTCAACACGACCTTCATCACTTCGTACAGCACCCGCGATAGCTCTCGGCGGCGTAGGGACTGGCGGTCGATGGGCGTGCGGGCAAAGGCCTGGTCGTAGGCATCGGGCGCGGCTTTTTTCACCAAAAAGGACAACTGCTCACGGGTGATGGGCGACTCTGGCGCAAAGCGGCCGCGGCCGACTCCGGCGATCAGTCCGGCTGCGGCCAGGGCCTCGATATAGGGATGGGCCCAGTGGTTCTTGGGCACGTCGGAAAAGGTGGGCTGGTCGGGCGTGGTGGGCGACAGGTTGAGTAGCTTCACCATTGCGGTAGAAACGACGGCGCGGGTGATGGTGTTTTCGGGGCGGAAGTGCAGGTCGGTGGCGGTTTCGCTGCGGACGATGCCTGCGGTCGCCATCACCTGAATCGGCTCGAAGTCGGGGTCGCTGTGGGATACATCGTCGAACCAGAAGATGGGAATGCCGTTGCGCGTGATTAGCCCTTGCAGCTTGCGGAGGAGGGATTCCTGAAGGGCGATCGCCCTCGGTTGCACCCCCGCCCACACGGCCAGCGCCGCCAGATAGCCACTGGCTTCCCCAATTGCCCATTCCACCGGATGCATCCGGTAGGCGGCGTTGGTGATATGCGTCGTGCCGAGGCTCTTGGACGACAGAACCAGCCCGTCGGTGTCGATGGGCACAAGCGACCCCACGGGCAAGGTAAACGGTAGCGCGATCACCTTGTCTCCTGGCAGGCTGGCGTGGCCCTGGCGGTCGTTGCCGTGCAGATCGAGATAGTGATATTGCCCAATGCCCACGCTGTCGGCAAAGCAGCGGGCCCGCGCCTGGTTGGGGAAAAAGGCCTTGGCTACATCTTCATGAATGATGGGGGTGAGGGCGATACCGCGTCTTGCCTCGCGGATGTAGGGTTCTAGGGCGATGCCGTCGGCGGTCCAGGTGAGGTCGCCCCGGGGTATTAGCGGAAGGCCCTGCTGCTGCAAGTAGTGGACGTAGGCCCGAGCGCGATCGCGCCCTTGCTTTAGATGCAGCTTGCGCTCCTCCCGGCTCACGCCGACCAGTTCCCCCACGCGATAGTCATTGCCGCAGA contains:
- a CDS encoding type I restriction enzyme HsdR N-terminal domain-containing protein encodes the protein MAKVIAVTDAVKSLSEVEARFGLRRVEDEQFFTEWQQELPELNDAERAKLQVLRQRLLYHRAEGDLLEGSVMLLVASPLLEQTGFYDPPFRMQAEAGVEVTVTDGEEILRGRIDVLIMQRQFWALVLESKKTTISTRSALPQALAYMMATPESDQPQYGMLTNGDDVLFIKLVLRPEKQYSLSRVFSLYTLTQEWQGALQVLKKLARIMESAQGTSG
- a CDS encoding FAD-dependent oxidoreductase, which codes for MLTPPLRQHNGIFEDRAFTRPLRDSELSCAILVVGGSTAAYTAALVAARANLSVCLVQPTQILGGQFTVQALPASDDGDLLKERASAFHRAGEEFAISPLQRWFRDRQRQLQPVQGEILQNPGGGWVSPICTSPVVAATALNEAIAPCLERGTLRFIPFAEPVEVRFATPLDGRRRVTGVVFQDLQRGHRFTVLAQITIEATDLGDLLEVGNIPSRVGQETREETGEQALPKRPLPECQQSFTYGAIIELAEPGKGKPIGAPPGYNVAPWLLAKDFEGDFWTKSGGQWEPQPRPFLHPFGIFRYRRLMRVSTQEKLVKPGDVSVLNWGQHQHGEGGPMLCGNDYRVGELVGVSREERKLHLKQGRDRARAYVHYLQQQGLPLIPRGDLTWTADGIALEPYIREARRGIALTPIIHEDVAKAFFPNQARARCFADSVGIGQYHYLDLHGNDRQGHASLPGDKVIALPFTLPVGSLVPIDTDGLVLSSKSLGTTHITNAAYRMHPVEWAIGEASGYLAALAVWAGVQPRAIALQESLLRKLQGLITRNGIPIFWFDDVSHSDPDFEPIQVMATAGIVRSETATDLHFRPENTITRAVVSTAMVKLLNLSPTTPDQPTFSDVPKNHWAHPYIEALAAAGLIAGVGRGRFAPESPITREQLSFLVKKAAPDAYDQAFARTPIDRQSLRRRELSRVLYEVMKVVLKT